The nucleotide sequence GAGAAGAAGTTGTTGCGGTGCGCGACGATGATGTAGTTGCCGTAGCCGACCAGCTGGCCGTTGATGAGGCTGGAACCAGCCGCCACCACCACGCCGTCGTCGGCGGCGAGGATTGGGGTGCCCTGGTTGTAGGCGACGTCGACCCCCGTATGGAAGTGCGGATAGCCAAAGCCGGGCGGCTCGAACGCCTGACTGCAGGGGCCGAAGACAAGTGTGATGCTCCCCTGCTGCAGCGGCCAGATCAGCGGGTACTTCGTCGAATGGTTCGCACCAGCGTTGGGCAACGTGAAGAGGTTGTGCTGCATCCAGAACTGGGCCTGCTGCCATGCGGCTTGCTCCGCCTCGGCGATCAGCTGGTCCTGGCGGGCGATTTCCATGTCCGCGATCCGCTGCGCAAGGGCCGCCGACTGGCCATTGATGGCAACCAACTCCCACTTCACCTGGGTGATGCTCTGGCGCAGTCGGTTCTCGAGGTCCTGCTGGTGCGCCTGCTGCGTGAGCAGCGCGGCTTTCTGGTCGACGAGGTCCGCCCGGTCCTTGTCAGCTTCTTTCTTCTTGCTGATCACCCCTTCCTGCTGGCTGTGCAGCAGGAGGTCGACCTGCCGGATGTGGTCGATCAGCCGGTTGGACAGGTAGGTCAGGTGCTCGATCGCCACGGCCCGGTTGAGGAAGCCCTGGA is from Candidatus Dormiibacterota bacterium and encodes:
- a CDS encoding peptidoglycan DD-metalloendopeptidase family protein; amino-acid sequence: MGLRGTAFRLLVAGGVGVSLLLASAAPTAADDYSDAQARLQIINKLKGVLKDNLQKAEAQEIALQQQLQETRDTINQTIDKIAATERRIAELERQIAALDAQIAEEQQELRKTKAEYATFVRSVYKSDSNPLAQLLAAPDFQGFLNRAVAIEHLTYLSNRLIDHIRQVDLLLHSQQEGVISKKKEADKDRADLVDQKAALLTQQAHQQDLENRLRQSITQVKWELVAINGQSAALAQRIADMEIARQDQLIAEAEQAAWQQAQFWMQHNLFTLPNAGANHSTKYPLIWPLQQGSITLVFGPCSQAFEPPGFGYPHFHTGVDVAYNQGTPILAADDGVVVAAGSSLINGQLVGYGNYIIVAHRNNFFSLYGHLLGFQVKAGDSVHQGQLIGYEGSTGNSTGPHVHFEYRYGGQPTNPLPYLPPNGPNTFSQ